In Zingiber officinale cultivar Zhangliang chromosome 3A, Zo_v1.1, whole genome shotgun sequence, the DNA window tccaactcctacaaccttaaggctaccattattaccaaaagacacattacctctacttttgttttgaatggttgtaaagaGTGATTtgtcccggtcatgtgcttggagcatccactatcaacaaaccaagttgatagatgctcccccaccaatgcctacaagacacggaagatagaggttttaggtacccaaatcttgggacctaatgcttctacaacaaaagacctaggaacccatgccttggtcatacctttcctagttccatgagccctagaaacatgtgatctactattttgagttctagacattagagaaatgaaactcgactccttgggttgataccctagcccgaccttgttgtagactgccctttgggcatttagaatcatgtctagagtcttagagctagttgagaacttcacaagcattttcttgagtttctcaacctcaccctttaaagccttgttctcatcctcaaggacttctagatgtaggtcatcgacctcatcttccctaagggtccttaaggtttttacttcttcttttaacaatttattttctgtttttgactttttaagcaatgaagataagtgagtgatagtcttataacacttttctatatgagaagaggttacctcttcatcatccgacgatgatgaagccgcggttgaagcgtcgctcgaatctccctcacttccggagtccgaaacctcccttgccatgagtgctaattgtcgtgtgctcttttccatcttctcttcttcctccgatgagcttgatgaggactcatcccaagtggtcttgagagccttcttcttcttggctctttcctccttctttttggctcgttcctccttcctctttaatttcggacactcgctttgaatgtgtcctttcttgctacactcataacatataacattagatttatcaaaattttgatcattagttttaccttttcctttgtatcttcggcttcttctcataatccttcttacgaagttcgccatctcacttgatgatgatccactttcatcatcggattcggaggaagaggtggatgaggaaatctccttttccttcttcttttccttcttccttcttccatccttgctctttggtcctgcaaataaagcaatacccttctctttttgacctttgttagcaagctcatgaagttccatctcacagaaaaattcatctagtttaacaatggaaagatccttggatatcttgtaggcatctaccatagatgaccacaaggcattcctaggaaaagatttaagagcgtaccttactagatcgcgattctccactcgttcgtccacagagtgtagatcgttgatgatctccttgaatctcccatgaagttcacttaccgtttcattgtccttcatggttagattttggagctgattcaagaataggtccctcttggcaatccgagaatctcgagttccctcttggagctcgatgagtttgttccataggtctcttgcactcgagaacggacctaccttgacgagttggtccttggcgattccacattgcaaggtgaccatggccttggcatcggcttgtgctttgcggagttgttcggtagaccaccttgacgaatcgagttccttaccttcttcatcctttggtggtgtgaaaccttccttgactgagaaccacatgacaatgtcggtcttgaggtaatactccatgcagcccttccaatattgaaaatctgctccttcgaagtagggtggtcgatttgtgctaaagccttccttcatagccatccttgtttgctcttttgggtgttaatccgaatcaaagagccccttgctctgataccacttgttgggatcttagatggctagaggggggggggtgaatagcctctttgaaaacttaaacacaatctttcttaaagaaaaacttgttagcacagcacagcggaagtagaaaactaaaacgaaggaaaacaaacacacacagcagacacaaggatatacgaggttcggggataacttgcccctactcctcggcgtgtccgtaaggaggacgacttcttgatctttcggtagatcacaccccggacaagatccggctaaagatgtctccttctcggtggagcaacctctcaacaaagtctcagttgattatagatttaagcacaagacttacagtggctgagaagaataatcagatgagcttacagccacgcggagaagaaaaCAGAGCAGAGAGTGCACAACAACCTTCTCAGcaaagagctcacagcttcaccaacttgctttctcaaaggattgatcacaaaagacagagaattcagaattgCTTTATgaacttctcttcttccttcttatgtctctttgctttactggctcgaatcaccgccgcctgcagaatcgctgttgccaacaaggcgtagccaatcacctctcctcctcatctggttctctgaacccatgccaatggaaatcactggcgtctctggatacgaaccaataggtagaggtcaaactgagcgcagcccaatcgcaatcagattcgccagtgaacgttgatgcctcaaatgcatctgttgcagcaagtcatagtgaaaagagcacttgtcttcttctcttaatgaagcttaatttgaattcaaccatgagagtgtgacctgcaacctgcaaactaaaaagactcacagcagatggttaaaaacagatgggtgaaaacaaatacggcaatcagaaaaagtgcatgcaaaacaaacaataccgtgggtcggtgcgagaccgatccatgcttcgatcatcggtctgcggaccgatcagcactaatctgatcggtcccggaccgatcagatgtcgctcagCGATACGTgccggtctgcggaccgatcagcactaatctgatcggtcccagaccgatcggATGTCTCTTCCCAAGCGCTACGACCTCGATCGATCTCCGCCGATCGGTAAAATCTGATGAACTCGATCGATTTACGATCGGTGCGGCCGATCGATGTCGCtcgagccatcgatcgattctgATCGGCCGGACCGATCAGTGTCCAGTTTCcggatcggtgccgaccgatccacttctGACTcatcgggtcgagccctctctgacctagtccggagaaacgagctccccagccctctccgacttcatctggtcctagagaacgagctaccgagccctctctgacttcgcatgccaagcttccttcttggacttttcaacaccagatgtccgatcacccttgatccatctggattttcccttgcctgacttcactcaccaggacttgcacctagcttcactcactagggttttcacctggcttcactcaccaggatttccaatctgcctgacttcactcaccaggactttccaactgcctaacatcccagttaggactttctcaatcaggtcaacctagtcaacctagattagtaattaatctgagttaaatatctgatacaaacttaaatcagtgtcaacagcaaaacaacatccaggtcagactgtatcaacaatatgTACATTTCCTATTGAATTGTTATGGCAATTTGATTATTAATATGATGCATTATTAATGAATTAAgtctactttatgagatttcagatttttttattattcataggtATTTAGTTCAGATAAAGTAacctttctttatcttcttcttaaaGGTGGAGTTTGAATGATCCACTTCGATCCAAGTACAATGCAAGCgtggcaaggatgaagaagatgaaggattatgAGAATTAAGAAACAGTTTTTTTTGTTACTCTTCTAATATTGTACATGGAAAAGTACTTTGAATTATCCAACTCTTCAAAACTGGATAAcaggattaggatgttgtgttgctctacttttgttttaatagtgtcgttAGTTGTCATTTTATTAGTTGTTTATGAAATTTTTTCAGAgtattgtaaatattattttcgaatattaaaaaattatatattaacttTTATTTTCAGAATTCGTATTTTGAAAGGTTgataatattagaaaattatatattaaattttaatatatttttttatttttatctgaaaaaagataatgatttttcaccattattgtagatagtttaaaactgttgttgaatgTCCTGTTGTTAAACACacatgctcaaagacaacggtgaaaaacttttgtgtttgaaggaaaagacaacgattttttactattgtaaaattattatctttgccttcaaagacaacggttaaaaatcgttgtctttgagcaccccctttaacaacatgacatttaacaacagttctaAAGGGGTTACGACAATGATTAAAAAttgttgttgttaggctttttttcttgtagtggtaagATAATCAGAtatgtgtttcataagataaactCAAGTATAGCGAGtgtaatcatcaataaaagaaacataatatcttAATGCCCTTTTGTAGTAACAGGAGAAGACCCCACACATTAGAATGAACAAGATCAAAAGGATTAGgggaaaaagaaagacttttataAAAGGGTAATGTAGAAAATTTTGCCAATTTACAATCACAATAATTTGaaatatcatgactttttaaagttCCTGATACTTCAGACGATGCTAAAAATTATAAACGAGAGACTGAAACATGATCTAGACGAGTAtgccacaaataaaaaaaaatcagaagaaCAAGTCAATCGGAAAGATGACAAATTAACACTATAAGCTGCAACATCTGGTACTTGAAGCATATCCAAGACATAGAGTCCCCTTTACCTACGACCTATCCCAATTATCTTTTGAGATCGTGAATCCTGCACATAAACAGAAATTAAATATTCAGACTCAAACAATtaactaacagaaacaagattaaGTATGAGACTAGGAATATAATAGATATCAGGAAGAGATAAGCAAATTGTAACAACAGAGCCAACACGTAATAATGACATTGAAGTACCATCAGCTGTCATAATTGATAAAGATGAATTAGAAGATAAGGAAATAAAAGATGACAAGTTAgatgacatatgatgagagacTCCAGAATCTAAGATCCATAAAGATTAAGATATACATGATGTACCAGAGGATGACAAACTTATATGAGAAGAAGCAGACATGACAGAGGGCTGTGAAGTAAAGAATTGTTGAAACTGCTTAAGTATATGCAGATCTAAAGATGTGCCAACTATTGTATTACTAGATTGAGATAGTCCATTTGACAACTGTTATAGTTGATTatcagatttccatgaagcattCTGATATAACAATATTGATTGTTGCTGTTGATATTATTGTTATGGTGGTCATTTTTATTGTTGCGGTAGTTTACCTTTATTCAACAATAATGGACACTGAGACTTTcaatgttctttttttttttgcaataagCACACTCACCACTAGAAACCTTCGAAGTCGACCTATTTTGATTATGCGACATAGATCGTTGTGGTACTGCAAAAACAGATGGCGTAGATGGTGCAACAGTCCTCTTATCAACCCGAGACTTAAGATGAATCTCCTCAGCTAGCAATTCATGTACTACTGAATCAATAGAAGAGAGAAGACTACGATGCAAAATTACTTCACGCAATTCTTCAAAGTCATCACGAAGAGCCATTAAAAATTGGACCAGATGTTGTTCTTTTCTACGAGTGACATAAGCTGGGAATGCTCTCAATTCTGAAGATTTTGTGAGTGTTAATTGGTCTCATAGTTTTGACATGGTAGAATAAAAATCTTGGATACTCATATCTTACTATTGAAGTATACGGATATCTATTTTCAATTGATATTATTTGGATGATGCAAAACTCACCTCCTCTTGCCCTTGCCTTTCTCTTTAGAATGAGCTTCGAGTATTCGCCCAGCTTATCCGCTGCTTTGAGTTTGAAGCCGTGCCTTTCTCTTTGGAATTCACCTATTTGTCCGCAGCTAGAGCATCATTGATAAGATCGGCATAAAGTGATGGATTCTCGATCGCCTCATTCTCAGTGAATCCTCAACCTCTGTTTGGAAGTAGAGGAGGTCGACAAACTACTCTGATGGTTCATTCAAATTAACCTTTTTCTCAATGAAAATCTTGCTTAGCAAATACACGTAGCGCATGGTTACCGGCTAAGGTTGTCACGTTAAGGTGGTCCCCAGTTTTCCACAAATGAAATAAACAAACTCTCGGCTGGCGCCCAGCGCCTCCATCACAATGTTTCTCCAGTTTCGGCCTCACACCGTCCACTGAAGTGTCACTGCCCCACCTACCTTTTAATTTTAACTCCTTATCTCGACTCAACCCGACAGCTTGGAAGAGAGCGAGAGCGAGAGCCAACGGTCCATGGATACTCTGAAGCGCCAATGCCTCACGGGCTTCCTCGTCGACGCCAGGTTCGCCTCCCAACTCGCTTCTCCACCGTCGAGTGGGAGGGGTCGCATTTGGATTCCCTTTCACACGCAAAAGCTCGGCGGCGGCTTCTCTGTCACCCTTCGGAGGCTGCCGCCCATGATCCTTCCAGgcgcttcttccttgtcttttCCCTCCGATGCAGGATCTTCTGAGGTCACCCTTTGCCTTTTTCTTCTTTGAGTTTCGTGGTAGTTTTGGCCTTCGTAGTTTTTACCTTTTTGCTGGCTCTTGTCTGTAATCTTTCTCAATTTTTTGGGGTGCTCTTTTGATATTGTTCTCTGCTTTCGCTCGTCTTATTCGGAACTAGTAGCTTCTTTCCGGAAGCTTTATTCTCGAcgcttctttttatttttctgtgTGTTTTTCATTAGATTTTTCAGAGGATCCCAATTATTCATATAACAGCAGGACAAGTTGAGCCCCTTTGTGATTCCATGGCAATGGACAGCACCTATTAATAATCACTCGTTTTTAATTAGTTTGCGGCAACTTCTTGTTTAATTAATGTCTGAGGCCGGTTAGAGGATGAAACACATTACTGAGTTTGTTATTTGAAGCTTGATTTGAACTCGTTGGACTCTCGCAGGTGGAAGCAGACGAGATAACTCCTGATTCTCCTATTGAGACGACAGGTGAACCTTTGATCACTTGTTCTAATCTCTTGATTTTATTTACCTTATCATACAATTGCTATTTGTTAGATTCCTCCAAAACCGTCCGCGTAAGGTTTGTTCTGCAGAAGGAATGCCCCTTCGGCCAGCAATTTTTTATTGTTGGCGATCACCCTGTGTTTGGCCTATGGGATCCCACAAACGCTGTTCCTTTGGAGTGGTCTACTGGACATGCATGGACAACTGAGCTGGTGAGACAAGGATGTGCAAATTTACTTTGTGATCCTAAATACAATAGTTCCGATTTTACTCAAACTGAAATATATTTGTAAATCAGAACTTGCCTGCTGGGAAGATGATTCAATTCAAATTTATACTCAGAGGTCTCGCAGGGGGTATCTGTTGGCAGCCTGGTCCTAACAGATGCTTGCAAACATGGGAAACCACCAAGACCATTATTGTTGCTGAAGACTGGGACAATGTGGATAACCAGAAGATTACTGAGGAACAGCCAGCGCTCATCATGGTCGACAAACCGCTGTCCCTCGAGGCTCCAGCTCCTGAGGCTCAAGATACTGAAGGTGATGGAGATCTTCTTTTAGTCCCTGGTTCGGAACCAATTCCTGCATCTGGGAGTGCTTCAGGTTCCTCACAGGAAACAATAATGGAAGCAAATGTTCCTGATGCCGATGAATCTGAGCACTGCAACTTTGCCCAGGTAAATGTTTGATGAGAATTAAGTAGAGCTACATGATGCTTTAATAATGAGAAATAGGCTTATGCTTTCTTGTCTCAACTTCTGAAACTGCAAATGTTGTATTTCCTATCTCAAAGCTTCCCGAGGATCAGCAAGCGCTCATCATGGTGTCCCAGTACGCATTTACAGAACATCTTACTTTGCTCTGGAAAATCCTTTACGCATTTACAGAACGCATTTACAGAACATCTTTCTGAAAACATCTTGACAGGGAAGAGGTGTCCCAGTACCAAAAAATAAAGAACAATGCGCCAATGTTTGAGAATAATGTTTTCCCTGCTTGTAGATTATAGCCACAATAGATTTTtgcttttaatttaaaatttcaagTTAAGGTGGTCCCTTGCACTGTGGAATGGGCGGCTTGCTGCATTCTATCCTGGTCTTTAGTGTTTACGTAATAATTAAAGCTCATGTTGTAAAATGCTTGGTGGCATTGATGTGTTTACTTTTGATATGTATTACTTTATCAAGTTCATGTAAATTTGATTACAGGAGTAACTATCTTTTAGCAAAGTTGAATAGTATtttgtaaaaatatatatatatatacacctttatataaatataaaaggaAGTGTAGATggctagaatattttttttttcttatttttaaggTTATTAAGTAATATCATATTTTACTAGTTAATTATATCTTTTCTCAtatgttttcatatttattttttttttaaattatcttgaTTAATTGTATTTCTAAAATGGTATCCATTGATTAAATCTTTAAAATTCATTTTCTAGCATATCAAATTACGACCTTTTAGATTTATCGATATAAAAATTAGATGAGCTGTTCAATATTCTATAAGTTAAATGTATTGTTCCGTATCGATAAAAATTACGTCCGACTATTATGACCCTCTACTTCTACTTTAAATTAAGTAGTAATAACCGACCAAACTTAAAAGTTACCAGATTGGAAGTCAGAGAACGActatattattagttgaatttggTGTCATGGAACTTTCAGATGATACGTGGGGATATGCTAATTCATATGTCACATTGTCCAGTTAAAGATCTtggtggaggtcaaagtggtcactGACTcctctaattcttttaattcagTCATTCGATTCTTTTCGGTCAGTCACTTTACTTCTCCAACTCGATCAGATCATTCAACTCCTTTAACTCTGGTCATCTAACTCTTTCAGCTTAGTCATCTGACTTATTCACCTCAGTTGCTCGACTTCATCCATTTAAGTCGCTCGACTCCTATAACTTAGATTACTCGACTCCTTCAGTTCAGTCACTTGACTCTTTTAAAGTAGTCATCAGACTCCTTTAATTCAATCATCCACGCATTCTATTGGAATCTATATTCTACATGGATAGTTGCATCATTTTTCTCAAAGAATATGGATAAAACATAGTCGTTTTCTCCCGGGATACATGAACAATATATCCATTTATCTTATGAAAATGTGGGAAATGTAAAGGCACAAAGGTAATCTTATATATAGTCGACCTCCCCGGGGTGTAAATATGAGCACACAATCATATGCTCTTCTACGGCTTCAATTTCTACTTCTCCTAGCCCATGTACTAACTTAAATGTTGGGGTGGTCATGCCGAATCTAACCTCGACGTCCATTCTTATCACTCGTTAATTATTTATATGAATATTGTGAGTCACCTCATCATCTCATCTACTACCTTCTCCACGATAATTACTTCTCGCCGACTAGATCACGATCTCAGAAAGGAACAA includes these proteins:
- the LOC122052719 gene encoding uncharacterized protein LOC122052719 codes for the protein MDTLKRQCLTGFLVDARFASQLASPPSSGRGRIWIPFHTQKLGGGFSVTLRRLPPMILPGASSLSFPSDAGSSEVEADEITPDSPIETTDSSKTVRVRFVLQKECPFGQQFFIVGDHPVFGLWDPTNAVPLEWSTGHAWTTELNLPAGKMIQFKFILRGLAGGICWQPGPNRCLQTWETTKTIIVAEDWDNVDNQKITEEQPALIMVDKPLSLEAPAPEAQDTEGDGDLLLVPGSEPIPASGSASGSSQETIMEANVPDADESEHCNFAQLPEDQQALIMVSQYAFTEHLTLLWKILYAFTERIYRTSF